A region from the Nostoc sp. HK-01 genome encodes:
- the minC gene encoding septum site-determining protein MinC, which translates to MTSDFAIPNPESNSALPDAESISHLSDVDVNSNVFHIESNSTVSEPDPHSVIPDTELSSVLLYLKSNSPPLVLNPDSVPQELESTAPLQDVELNSASRELELNLAKDLEPNLEASNTEASSTLWDVTEAEVDNRLKNIQVQFKHEAGKLLVILPTESQLPASEIAWADIWQQLKLRLNAGDRLRIPNTPVHLIAYDRLLDSRQLQDLADSFSEVQLQLKCVATSRRQTAIAAVTSGYSVEQLQPQTSLSSEAQITTTSQADALYLEMTVRSGVEIRHPGTVILLGDVNPGGIVVAEGDILVWGRLRGIAHAGAGGNRECLIMALQMEPTQLRIADAVARAPEKLPSQFSPEVAHITPQGIRIARATDFSRNQLARINQVP; encoded by the coding sequence ATGACTTCTGATTTTGCTATCCCTAATCCAGAGTCAAATTCTGCACTTCCTGATGCAGAGTCTATCTCTCATCTATCTGATGTAGATGTAAATTCCAATGTTTTTCATATTGAGTCGAATTCCACCGTTTCTGAGCCAGATCCTCATTCTGTCATTCCAGATACGGAGTTATCATCTGTTCTCCTTTATTTAAAATCAAATTCTCCGCCTTTAGTGTTAAATCCAGATTCTGTCCCACAAGAATTAGAGTCAACTGCTCCGCTTCAGGATGTAGAGTTAAATTCTGCTTCTAGAGAATTGGAGTTAAATTTGGCTAAGGACTTAGAACCCAATCTTGAAGCCTCAAATACAGAAGCGAGTTCCACTCTTTGGGATGTGACAGAAGCCGAAGTAGATAATCGACTCAAAAATATCCAAGTTCAGTTCAAACATGAAGCTGGAAAACTGTTAGTCATCTTACCGACAGAATCTCAATTGCCAGCATCAGAAATAGCTTGGGCTGATATTTGGCAACAGTTGAAGTTGCGATTAAATGCAGGCGATCGCTTAAGGATACCAAATACACCTGTACATTTGATAGCCTATGACCGCTTGTTAGACAGCAGACAACTGCAAGATTTAGCCGATAGCTTTAGCGAAGTGCAACTCCAGCTAAAATGTGTTGCTACGAGTCGGCGACAAACTGCGATCGCCGCTGTCACATCAGGGTATTCTGTAGAACAACTCCAACCACAAACCTCCCTCAGTTCCGAAGCTCAAATAACTACAACCAGCCAAGCAGACGCACTCTATCTCGAAATGACTGTCCGTTCAGGAGTCGAAATTCGTCATCCCGGAACAGTAATTTTGCTAGGAGATGTCAATCCAGGTGGTATCGTAGTGGCAGAAGGAGATATTTTAGTCTGGGGGCGTTTACGTGGAATTGCTCATGCTGGCGCTGGGGGGAACCGCGAGTGCTTAATTATGGCTTTGCAAATGGAACCTACTCAATTGCGAATCGCCGATGCTGTAGCCAGAGCGCCTGAAAAGCTACCATCGCAATTTTCTCCCGAAGTGGCACATATCACGCCCCAAGGAATTCGCATCGCTAGGGCTACTGATTTTTCTAGAAATCAATTAGCTAGGATAAATCAAGTACCATAA
- a CDS encoding septum site-determining protein MinD, with amino-acid sequence MTRIIVITSGKGGVGKTTVSANLGMALAKLGRQIALVDADFGLRNLDLLLGLENRIVYTAVEVLSRECRLEQALVKDKRQTNLVLLPAAQNRSKDAVTPEQMKLLVNALAQKYQYVIIDSPAGIENGFKNAIAPAKEALIVTTPEISAVRDADRVVGLLEAQGVKRVHLIINRIRPAMVRANDMMSVQDVQELLAIPLIGVIPDDERVIVSTNRGEPLVLGDTPSLAAIAVENIARRLEGETVEFLDLDAPPDNIFARLRKLLWTKIV; translated from the coding sequence ATGACTCGCATTATTGTGATTACCTCCGGTAAAGGAGGGGTGGGTAAAACTACAGTGTCAGCAAACCTAGGTATGGCCCTCGCTAAATTGGGTCGTCAAATTGCCTTGGTTGATGCAGATTTTGGTTTAAGAAATTTGGACTTGCTGTTAGGACTCGAAAACCGTATTGTCTATACAGCCGTAGAAGTTCTCTCCAGAGAGTGTCGGTTAGAACAAGCCTTAGTCAAAGACAAACGCCAAACTAACCTCGTACTTCTACCAGCAGCCCAAAATCGTTCCAAAGATGCAGTCACCCCCGAACAAATGAAATTATTGGTGAATGCACTGGCGCAAAAATATCAGTACGTCATTATTGATAGTCCAGCGGGGATTGAAAACGGATTTAAAAATGCGATCGCCCCAGCCAAAGAAGCCTTAATTGTCACTACTCCAGAAATATCCGCTGTTCGAGATGCTGACCGGGTAGTTGGGTTATTAGAAGCACAAGGTGTTAAGCGTGTACACTTAATAATAAACCGCATCAGACCAGCAATGGTACGGGCAAATGATATGATGTCTGTTCAAGATGTTCAGGAACTGCTTGCAATCCCATTGATTGGCGTGATCCCTGACGATGAGCGTGTAATTGTCTCGACCAATCGCGGCGAACCCTTGGTATTAGGGGATACTCCCTCTTTAGCTGCTATAGCTGTGGAAAATATTGCTCGGAGATTAGAAGGAGAAACAGTCGAATTCTTGGATCTCGACGCGCCCCCAGATAACATCTTCGCCCGTTTGCGGAAGTTGTTGTGGACAAAGATTGTTTAA